From Miscanthus floridulus cultivar M001 chromosome 15, ASM1932011v1, whole genome shotgun sequence, the proteins below share one genomic window:
- the LOC136509189 gene encoding uncharacterized protein: protein MSNNPNCTILLGNYEKVQSISPHMKEKMSRASGLMLFNAILMGVVVVIGAYAPRYRRHPVIGAAFLGATALFLPIVSIIVTTTNSVHDLIEYALQEVSCSDTLHLSLVFLWTGVVVVIGINTSAVVAADAREGRSVAPPIVLLVKASWSAYLTFSTLYPTTTLVQLFVIMFAKLLFKYAAFYMARRSFALGRSPRLIAGYMAHQFQVQQPMVVHEHDDEDTAAAPPSPTCPALVVIGEDTVQVEQQPQGYSLKQQMPSNNQHGDRDTAARRRADSRLVTLDRVWGLDEDMDSLHQTSKPQARRPRDLCFSFALFKLLRCRFTKYTVSEAGFIKTSKFFRETLLRGDDYERVFGIIRDELSFINDYYYSSLPTYYSHPLLPAFGVALSLWSIGNCLYLVVEMSQSQGSIYSYVPGQIYCFLTLTTNGCQYDSSFYELVTFGRWYFDAVPLFLAIAVLVLAETREIVSYICSNWTKVALICHHVNQAWWQRSRVVQKCIGSLLKYRRCKLVNNWDDRMKQCSMLVLRRRKIPLLLRRLLRLLDRGKKVKVPKIVKAAIFETLKGESFTTEQVDDGAVWCIRPPSSPVPLSLYGCSGRQPGYTILVWHIATSVFEVSQLPQPSDHKTVATHLSRYCAYLVTSRPELLPDDAEWCRKLYDQVKKDADRLLDKVQGVDLYYYHDQLIRVLSADDSIHEVLRNGARLGKELVEDSAMGWEKLARFWVEMILYVAPSENLEAHAEAISQGGELITLLWAMLAHAGITGRLDVAAVAAAEEERGIR from the exons ATGAGTAATAATCCTAATTGTACTATCCTGTTGGGCAACTACGAAAAGGTACAGAGTATATCTCCTCACATGAAAGAGAAAATGTCCCGGGCGAGCGGGCTCATGTTGTTCAACGCCATCTTGATGGGAGTGGTGGTGGTTATAGGCGCCTACGCGCCGCGGTATCGCCGACATCCAGTGATCGGTGCAGCCTTTTTGGGAGCCACCGCTTTGTTCCTCCCCATCGTCTCCATTATTGTCACCACCACTAACAGTGTTCATGACCTTATCGAATATGCTCTCCAAGAAGTTTCGTGCTCTGATACGTTGCACCTCAGCCTAGTGTTTCTGTGGACAGGAGTTGTGGTAGTCATAGGTATCAATACAAGTGCAGTAGTTGCTGCTGATGCAAGAGAAGGTAGAAGCGTTGCCCCGCCTATTGTACTGTTGGTTAAAGCAAGCTGGAGTGCATACCTCACATTCTCAACACTTTACCCGACGACTACTCTTGTTCAGCTATTTGTTATTATGTTTGCTAAACTTCTCTTCAAGTACGCCGCGTTTTACATGGCGCGGCGATCTTTTGCACTCGGACGCAGTCCTCGTCTGATCGCCGGCTACATGGCTCATCAGTTTCAGGTCCAGCAGCCGATGGTCGTccatgaacatgatgatgaggacacagcagcagctcctcccagTCCCACCTGCCCTGCTCTTGTAGTTATAGGAGAGGATACAGTGCAGGTGGAGCAGCAGCCGCAAGGTTACAGCTTAAAACAACAAATGCCCAGCAATAACCAACATGGTGATAGAGATACGGCCGCGAGGAGGAGGGCAGACAGCAGGCTGGTGACACTGGACCGAGTTTGGGGGTTGGATGAGGACATGGACAGTCTCCATCAGACCTCAAAGCCGCAGGCACGGCGACCCAGAGATTTGTGTTTTTCATTCGCCTTGTTCAAACTACTACGATGTCGGTTCACAAAGTACACGGTTTCCGAGGCCGGCTTCATCAAAACCAGCAAGTTTTTCAGGGAGACATTGCTCCGGGGCGATGATTATGAGAGAGTGTTTGGGATAATTAGGGATGAGCTTTCTTTCATCAATGATTATTACTATTCATCCCTGCCAACCTACTATTCCCATCCTCTGCTTCCTGCCTTCGGCGTCGCTCTTTCACTCTGGAGCATCGGTAACTGTTTATATCTGGTTGTGGAAATGTCACAGTCACAGGGATCAATATACTCATACGTTCCTGGACAGATATACTGTTTCCTAACGTTGACAACGAACGGCTGTCAATATGATAGCAGCTTTTACGAATTGGTTACCTTCGGACGTTGGTATTTTGACGCAGTTCCATTATTCCTAGCCATTGCAGTGCTTGTGCTTGCAGAGACGAGAGAGATTGTTTCCTACATCTGTTCCAACTGGACTAAAGTAGCCCTCATTTGCCACCATGTCAATCAGGCTTGGTGGCAGCGATCCCGTGTTGTGCAGAAATGCATTGGCTCCCTGTTGAAGTATCGCAGATGCAAGCTGGTGAACAATTGGGACGACAGGATGAAACAGTGTTCAATGCTTGTGCTTCGCCGAAGGAAAATCCCACTTCTTCTACGCCGGCTCCTACGTTTACTAGACAGagggaagaaggtgaaggtacCAAAGATTGTGAAGGCCGCCATCTTCGAAACACTCAAAGGAGAGAGCTTTACCACTGAGCAGGTCGACGATGGAGCTGTCTGG TGCATTCGACCACCGTCATCTCCGGTTCCTCTCTCACTATATGGTTGCAGTGGCAGACAACCAGGTTACACCATACTCGTCTGGCATATCGCCACAAGTGTGTTTGAGGTGAGCCAGCTCCCACAGCCGTCGGACCACAAGACTGTGGCCACTCACCTGTCACGCTACTGCGCGTACTTGGTGACCAGCCGCCCTGAGCTGCTCCCTGACGATGCTGAATGGTGTCGCAAGCTGTATGATCAGGTGAAGAAAGACGCCGACCGTCTCCTAGACAAGGTGCAGGGAGTAGACCTGTATTATTACCACGATCAGCTCATCCGAGTGCTGAGTGCAGACGACTCCATCCATGAGGTCCTTAGGAATGGCGCTAGGCTCGGGAAAGAACTGGTGGAGGACTCGGCCATGGGATGGGAGAAGCTGGCCCGCTTCTGGGTGGAGATGATCCTGTACGTCGCTCCATCGGAGAACTTGGAAGCGCATGCGGAGGCCATTTCGCAAGGCGGCGAGCTGATCACCCTCCTCTGGGCAATGCTCGCGCACGCCGGGATCACCGGTAGGCTAGACGTTGCTGCAGTCGCAGCTGCTGAAGAAGAAAGAGGGATTCGCTAA